The Streptococcus mitis genome has a segment encoding these proteins:
- a CDS encoding NAD(P)/FAD-dependent oxidoreductase produces MKKVAIIGAGIVGATAAYYLSKESDLEVTVFDHGQGQATKAAAGIISPWFSKRRNKAWYKMARLGADFYVDLLADLEKSGQEIDFYQRSGVFLLKKDETKLEELYQLAHQRREESPLIGQLAILDQASANELFPGLQGFDHLLYASGGARVDGQLLVTRLLEASQVKLIKEKVTLTPLASGYQIGEEVFDQVILATGAWLGHLLEPLGYEVDVRPQKGQLRDYQLAQDMEAYPVVMPEGEWDLIPFAGGKLSLGATHENDMGFDLTVDETLLQQMEGAALPHYPVLARATSRAERVGIRAYTSDFSPFFGQVPGLAGVYAASGLGSSGLTTGPIIGYHLAQLIQDKELTLAPLNYPIENYVKRVKNE; encoded by the coding sequence ATGAAAAAAGTTGCTATTATCGGAGCAGGAATTGTGGGAGCAACAGCTGCCTACTACCTCTCGAAAGAAAGTGACCTAGAGGTGACTGTTTTTGACCATGGACAGGGTCAGGCTACTAAGGCCGCAGCAGGAATTATCAGCCCCTGGTTTTCCAAACGCCGCAATAAGGCCTGGTATAAAATGGCGCGCTTGGGGGCTGACTTTTATGTGGATTTATTAGCTGATTTAGAGAAGTCAGGGCAAGAAATCGACTTTTACCAGCGTTCGGGAGTCTTTCTCCTGAAAAAGGATGAAACTAAGTTGGAAGAACTTTATCAACTAGCCCACCAGCGCAGAGAAGAATCTCCCTTGATAGGGCAATTAGCCATTCTGGACCAAGCATCAGCTAATGAATTATTCCCTGGTTTGCAGGGATTTGACCACCTGCTCTATGCTTCTGGTGGAGCGAGAGTAGATGGTCAACTCTTAGTGACTCGTTTGCTAGAAGCTAGTCAGGTCAAGCTGATCAAAGAAAAAGTGACTCTGACACCTTTAGCATCAGGTTACCAGATTGGCGAAGAGGTGTTTGATCAGGTTATTTTGGCGACGGGAGCTTGGTTGGGACACTTGTTAGAGCCTTTAGGTTATGAAGTAGATGTTCGTCCCCAAAAGGGGCAACTCCGAGATTATCAACTTGCCCAAGACATGGAAGCTTATCCTGTGGTTATGCCAGAAGGGGAGTGGGATTTGATTCCTTTTGCGGGTGGGAAATTGTCCCTAGGCGCTACTCATGAAAATGACATGGGATTTGATTTGACGGTAGATGAAACCTTACTCCAACAAATGGAGGGGGCAGCCTTGCCTCACTATCCAGTTTTAGCTAGAGCGACTTCAAGAGCTGAGCGTGTGGGAATCCGTGCCTATACCAGTGATTTCTCACCTTTCTTTGGGCAAGTACCTGGCTTAGCAGGTGTCTATGCTGCTAGTGGACTAGGTTCATCAGGCCTCACAACTGGTCCTATCATTGGTTACCATCTAGCTCAACTGATCCAAGACAAGGAGTTGACCTTGGCCCCTTTAAACTACCCAATTGAAAACTATGTCAAACGAGTAAAAAACGAATAA